The following is a genomic window from Corallococcus soli.
GACGGGCGTCTGGCACATCGGGGAGCAGGTCATGACGCCGAACACGCCCGGGGACGCCCTGCGCTACATGGACGACCCGGCGCTGGATGGCGCGTCGGTGGACCACTACACCCAGCTCAGCCCCGGCACGCCGGTGCACTATGGCTCGGGCGTGCCGAACCTCGCGTTCAAGCTGCTGGCCACGGGCGGCGTGCACCCGAGGGGTAAGTCGACGGTGAACGTGCCGGCCATTGGCGTGGAGGCCACAGCGCACATCTTCTACCACGCCAACCGGAACCTCTTCGTCGCCAACACGAACCTTGACGCGGCCAAGACGGCGACGCGGTACTCGGCGCAGCTGCTGGGCTACAGCACCGCCATTCAGGACGCGGTGGACGCGGCGTGGACAGCCGTGGGCGTGGGCGTCCCGCCCCCGCCGCCGCCCTGCACGGTGCTGCCGAACAACACCACGGTCTCCAACATCTCCGGCCCGGCCGGCTCGCAGCAGTACTTCTGCTTCGACGTGCCCGCGTACACCACCGCCACCGTGAGCGTCTCCGGGGGCACCGGGGACGTGGACCTCTACACGCGCTTCGGGTCCGCGCCCACCGCGACCGCGTACAACTGCCGTCCCTACCTGAACGGCAACACCGAGACGTGCAGCCTGAACACCCAGGCGACCGCCGGCCGGCAGTGGATCCTCTTGAGGGCCTTCACGGCCTTCAGCGGCGTGTCGCTGTCCGTGAGCTACTGACGCACCAGGGCCTCCCGCCTCCACCGTGCGCGGTGGAGGTGGATGCAACGGGAACGGGTCAGCTCCGGGTCATCAGTGCTCACGTCGGCGTGTGCCACACGCCGGTTCCCCCCCGATGGACGACTGCCTGCGCCCGCACGTACGCGCGCCTCGCCTCCTGGATCCGCGAGCGCGTCGCTCACCAACTGTTCAAGACTGCTGACGCTGCCGGAGGCCTTCGCCCTGGTGAGCCTGGGGATGGACCATGCGCGCTGACGCCCTGCTGCTGGCCCTGGTGCTGCTATCCACGGGATGTGCCTCTGTGTCGCAGGCTCCTGGGCGCGGTCAGAGCTTGAGCTACGCGCCGCGTGGCGATGGGCACCCGCGCGCCCAGGTCCCTCCTCCGTCATCCATCTCGGAGCCCGAGGCGTCCCAACGGCTGTTGCGTCGTCAGGGGCGACGCAACGACACGATGGTAGCGGGACCAGGCAGCGTGGCGGGTGCGGACGGGGGAGGAGCGCGCCGCGCCGCGCTGACACGTCAAGCAGTCCTGGAAGCCATGGACGTGGTGAAGGGTTCCATGGCCAGCGTCGAAGCCTCGGTCTCCAAGCTCGCGGCCCGTCCGCCGGCTCTCGGGGGATGGGGCCTCAGCGGCGTCTTCACGCGCTATCGCGACCAGGGCTCCCATCAGGCAACCTGGCTTCGTGACACGCTGGGGAGCGCCACCGCGCTGACGGATGCGGCCTCGGAGGTCGGCGATCCGAGCATGGAACTGGGCCTCCTTCGCATGACGGGGCCCCGGCTCCAGGCGGCCCTGTTCGGAACCCTGCTGCTGGCCACCTGGGTTGACTTCCTCCACCTCGCTGACGCCGTACTCCGACACTGCCCGCTGTGCAGCGTCGAGAAGCTGTTCGTCGACCTTCATCGAGTGCAGGGGCTCATGCAGCCCACACTGACGGGCCTCGCATCACTGGACCCGGAGCGGGTCGAGGCGGCGGCGATCGCGATGCCAGAGTTGATGGGGAAGCTGACCCTTGAGTTCGACGCGCTTCATCAAGGAACCCGCTCGACCCTGAAACTCGGCGGTCAGGTCATCGCGGCGATGCAGGCGGTGGAAACGCTCACCCTGATCTCCACACTGAAGGTGTCACTGCCACGGCGGCCTCCCTCTACACCGGCCACGCTCGGCGTGGGCCTCGTGATGGGTCCGGGTGGCGTCATGGTGGGCTCGCGGATGGTTGTCTCCGCGGAGTGGGTGGAGATGATGCGAAGGCTGGTGCAGGCGGGCGTCATCTCCGTGCCCGCCGTCAGCGCGGCCGTCCGCATCCAGGGCGGGCAGGTCCTGATGGCACAGGCGCATCGGGACCTGCCCAAGGGCGTGCGTGACGCGCTGGGGGACAGCCCCGAAGTACGCGGTATGCACGAAACCGGCAGAGCGGGGGCGGGCATGTCCGACGCGCCCAAGCACCACGTCCTCCCAGACGAGCATTGAGCATGGTTCGAGAAGCGCGGCTTCACGGGGGACATGAACATCGACCAGTTCTGCGTGAGGCTGGAGCAGTCGCACCATGAAGCGATTCACGGCGGCGGCAACTGGCGCCTGGGGCGCACATGGCCCGGCGAATGGAACCGGATGATCATGAAGGCGCTACGCACCGCGGAGGCCGAAACAGGCCGGAGGTTGACACGGAGCGAGATCTTGAAGCTCGTCGCGGGGTATTTGAAGGAATACGACATCCCGATGAACTTCACCCCTGGGAGAGGGCGATGACTGACGGACGATCCTGGCAGGGGAACTGGAAGGCCCGCCTCTACGAGCGCGTCCGCGAACACGGTTACGACTCGCTGACCGCCTTTGCCGAAGCGCGCCCCACCGCCTCACTGGTTGCACTGGCTGAAGAGCTGGGTGCGGACGACGTCGCCGGGGTGCAGGTGTTCAGCGGACTGGTGGCGGAGGCGGAGCAGCGCAAACAGGTCACACGCCTGGTGCGCGGGCAACTCGTGCGCGAGCTATTCCACCATCTTCCAGATGGATGGCCGCCCGTGCTGGATGACACGAACCGATTCGATGTGGCCCAGGCGCTCGCCCGCTGGAGCAGCTACACCCCACAGACGCATGAGGAGCGCGTGACACAGGTCAGGGCAGCGCTCCGCTCGGTACCTCCCCCTTCTGGTTGGCGCCCGCTCGGACCTGACGACGAGCTGCTCCGAACACTCCTGCCCGACGAGGAAGCCTGAGCGGCCATGGAGCCCCTGTCGCACCGGGAACTGGCCTCCTTCCGGGCCCTGGGCGAAGAATGGGCGCCCGGGGCCCCCGTGGGTCCCTGGAAGGCACGAGGCCATGCGGGACGAGCGCGTCATCTTCGGCAACACCGTGGACAGCCTGTACCGCAAGACGCTCCTGCCAGAGCTGCCGGAGGCCCTGGTGGGCCGGCTGCGCGCGCGGGGTCTGGACCTCAAGGCCCCGCTGCTCGCCGCCTATCCGCTGGCGACGTGGGTGGAGTGCCTGGACGACGTGGGCCGCACCCTGCACCCCTCCCATCCCCTGGACACCGCGCGGCGCCTGCTGGGCAAGCGGATGATCGAGGGCTACGCGCAGACCCTGATGGGCGGCGCGGTGCTCACGCTCGCGAAGGTGGTGGGGCCCATGCGCTCGCTGGAGCGCATGCAGCACAACTTCCGCAGCGGCAACAACTTCACGGAGACCCGACTCACCGTGCTGGGCGCCAACCAGGTGGACCTCTGGCTCAACGAGCCGGAGCTGCTGGAGGGCTTCGCGGAGGGCGTGCTGGAAGAAGGCCTGTTGCGCATCGGGGTGCAGGGCCTCACCCTGCACCGCACCCGCCACTCCCCCGACGCCGTCACCTACCACCTGGAATGGGCCGCACGGGCCTCCTGACACCGCACGCACGCCATGTCCTCCATCCTCTCGACCCTGCCCGCCCTGTACCGGGACCTGCTCCCGTCCTTCTTCCAGAAGGAGGCGCCCACGGAGACGAAGGCCACATGCGCGAAGTGCGCGATGAGCCGCACGTCCGCGCAGGCCACCGTGGAGTCCGTGGACGGCGTCGAACACCTGTTCCGGCCGGACACCAAGTGCTGCACGTACTACCCGCGCCTGCCCAACTACCTGATTGGCGCGCTCCTGTCGGATGACTCGAAGGAGATGGCGGAGGGGCGCCGGCGCATCGAGCAGAAGATCGACAGCCGCATCGGCGTGAGCCCCCAGTGGGTGAAGGCCCCCGCGAAGTTCAACCACCTGTACAAGAACGCGCACCAGTTCTTCGGCCGCTCCGCGAACATGCGCTGCCCGTACTACGCGCTGGACTCCGGCGGCTGCACCATCTGGGCGTACCGCGAGTCGGTCTGCTCCACGTTCTTCTGCAAGTACGTGGCGGGTGCGGACGGCCGGCGCTTCTGGATGTCGCTCAAGACGTACCTGACGCTGGCGGAGTTCCAGCTCTCCCGCCACGCGCTGCTCCAGCTCATGCCGGAGTTCCTGATGGACGGGCGCGACAAGGCGGAGGTCGCCACCGTCCCGCTCACCGTGGAGGACCTGGACGACGCGCCCCCCCTGCCCAAGGTGTACGCGGCCCTCTGGAAGGAGCACGCCGGCAGGGAGCGCGACTTCTTCCGCGCCTGCTACGACGTGGTGCGGCAGGTGCCCGCGGAGGGCCTGGAGCGGATGCTGGGCCTGGATGGCACCATCGAACTGAAGGTGCTGGAGAAGCTGCACACGCAGGCCACCGCGCCTTCGCTGCCCCGCGTGCTGCGCTTCAACCCGGACGCGACCGTGAAGTGGCTGCCGGACGGCAGCGTCGCGCTGGGCTCCTACAGCGAATACGACGCGGTGGCGCTCCCAGGCGAGGCCTACTCGCTGCTGGTGGAGTTCACCGGCCAGAAGCCCGTGGAGGCGGTGCGCCAGCACCTGCGCGACCACCGGCAGGCGGACCTGGATCCAGACATCCTCCTGGAGCTGCACCGGCACCGCATCCTCGTGGAGCCCTGAGCGGCGCTTGAGCGGCGCTTGAGCTTCAGGGCTGTCCCGCGAGCGCGCCCACGTCGCGAAGCCAGCGCGCCGTCGCCTGGGTGCGCTCCCACGCGGGCCCGGAGTCGACCAGGTGCTCCGCGAGCCACGCGCTGAAGGCCGGGTCCCCCGCGCGCAGCCACGCGGCGGACTCGGCCAGCTCTCCGGCGGCGGCCTCCCACGCGCGGCGCACGGCGCTGGCGACGGCCATCAGCTCCCCCAGACAACGGGTGAAGGACTCCACGCCCGTGCTCAGCTCCGTGGCTTCGGCGCCCACGGACAGCAGCAGCGCGCGCAGGCGGCCCAGGTCCTTGAGCAGCCCCTGCTCCAGCGCGGCGGCGGTGCCCAGCCGGGCCTGCGCGGCCCGCTGGAGCAGCTCCACGTCCTCGCTGAGCTGGCGCCAGGCCTCGTCGTCGCGGGAAGGCTGGGGGCCCCGGCGGCGCAGGCGCACCACCACCGCCTGCCAGAGGTTTCCGAAGACGAGCACCTCGTCCACGCTCCGGCGCACGTGCGGCGGGATGTGGTCCAGGAAGTCCACCGCGCACGCGCGGGCCTCGCGCAGGAAGGCGTCCTTGCGCGGGTTGGCGTCCACCACGCCCCGGGCCAGCTGGAGCACGAGCCAGGCCCACTGGAGGGCGCGCTCGGAGGTGGTGAAGAGCACTTCGATGCCGGTGCCCAGGGCGCCCGCCGCGTGGCTGGTGTCGGCGAGCGTCGGGGACGGGATGGAGGGCAGGTCGGATTCGGCGCGCACGTCGGGTGTCCGGGGGGACTTCGTCCCTCCCTCCTCCCTTTCGGGGTCGGATCCCTGGGGTCCTGGCCCCGTGTGCTCACGCCCCATGCGCTCGTCTCCAGGCCCCTGCCTTCCCGTCGGCGGAGGACCGGCGCCGAGTATCGCACGCCCCTGGAGGTCCTCCAGGACTGGATGAGGGGACGTGCGATGCACCACAAGGCGCCCTCCCCCGGGCCGGGAGGGGCGCCTCGCGATGTCCTGCACCGCGCAACCGCTCGCTCAGTGCAGGTTGTGCTTCAGACGGCTGAGCCGGCTGTGGGTCTGCTTCTGCGCAGGGAGCAGCTGCTGGCGCACGAAGCTGCGCGCCTCGCCGTGCAGCTTGTCCACGTCGCGGTTGTAGTCCGCCAGGCCGTGGTCCTCCCCCTGCTCCAGCGCGTCGATGGCGCGCTTCTCCCCGAGCAGGTCCGCGCCGCCCTGGACCACCTTGGCGAAGACGCCCCAGATGCCGGAGCTCTCCGCGGGGCTGCCCCCCAGCTTCTGGATGCGTTCCTTGAGCGACTCCACGCGGGCCTCGTGGTCATGGAGGCAGGCCTCCACCTCCGTGCGCGCCAGGTCGCTCTCAATGTGCTTCGTCGCGAGCCGGTAGGTCTCCACCGCGGAGATCTCACCGCGCAGGAAGGAGTTCAGCGTCTCGATTTCGGCGGCGGCGTTGGCCATGGGGAATTCTCCTTGAAAAGGGATGAGCGAAGGACGGCCCTGGCGCAAAAGGTGGTGACCCCGGCCCGCGCGACAACGAATGCCCCTGCCCTCGTCTGCTGGGCAGACAACCGGGCGTCACGGGAGGCTCCATGGCAAGCTGCGCCCTGCATGTGGAAC
Proteins encoded in this region:
- a CDS encoding DUF2380 domain-containing protein — protein: MDVVKGSMASVEASVSKLAARPPALGGWGLSGVFTRYRDQGSHQATWLRDTLGSATALTDAASEVGDPSMELGLLRMTGPRLQAALFGTLLLATWVDFLHLADAVLRHCPLCSVEKLFVDLHRVQGLMQPTLTGLASLDPERVEAAAIAMPELMGKLTLEFDALHQGTRSTLKLGGQVIAAMQAVETLTLISTLKVSLPRRPPSTPATLGVGLVMGPGGVMVGSRMVVSAEWVEMMRRLVQAGVISVPAVSAAVRIQGGQVLMAQAHRDLPKGVRDALGDSPEVRGMHETGRAGAGMSDAPKHHVLPDEH
- a CDS encoding DUF2380 domain-containing protein codes for the protein MNIDQFCVRLEQSHHEAIHGGGNWRLGRTWPGEWNRMIMKALRTAEAETGRRLTRSEILKLVAGYLKEYDIPMNFTPGRGR
- a CDS encoding NUDIX hydrolase; translated protein: MTDGRSWQGNWKARLYERVREHGYDSLTAFAEARPTASLVALAEELGADDVAGVQVFSGLVAEAEQRKQVTRLVRGQLVRELFHHLPDGWPPVLDDTNRFDVAQALARWSSYTPQTHEERVTQVRAALRSVPPPSGWRPLGPDDELLRTLLPDEEA
- a CDS encoding DUF2378 family protein — translated: MRDERVIFGNTVDSLYRKTLLPELPEALVGRLRARGLDLKAPLLAAYPLATWVECLDDVGRTLHPSHPLDTARRLLGKRMIEGYAQTLMGGAVLTLAKVVGPMRSLERMQHNFRSGNNFTETRLTVLGANQVDLWLNEPELLEGFAEGVLEEGLLRIGVQGLTLHRTRHSPDAVTYHLEWAARAS
- a CDS encoding DUF2383 domain-containing protein, whose amino-acid sequence is MANAAAEIETLNSFLRGEISAVETYRLATKHIESDLARTEVEACLHDHEARVESLKERIQKLGGSPAESSGIWGVFAKVVQGGADLLGEKRAIDALEQGEDHGLADYNRDVDKLHGEARSFVRQQLLPAQKQTHSRLSRLKHNLH